The Gloeothece verrucosa PCC 7822 genome contains a region encoding:
- a CDS encoding response regulator transcription factor: protein MEIVKAFCKGSVENSKLRKELNLSESTICYRLKAIRLKMHANDLEELAYKFCSLRFIEEFPSDNLAQYYSTSFTETEQKILRLICQGIYKPRLIANCINCKISTVKTHLGNIRNKLHCSKTAEVIIKVFQSGIARKLSDNASPS from the coding sequence ATGGAAATTGTCAAAGCTTTTTGTAAAGGAAGCGTTGAGAACTCTAAGCTAAGAAAAGAGTTGAATTTGTCTGAGTCGACGATTTGTTACCGATTAAAAGCTATTCGCCTTAAAATGCACGCGAATGATCTTGAAGAATTGGCCTATAAATTTTGCTCCTTGAGATTTATTGAAGAATTTCCGTCGGATAATTTAGCTCAATACTATTCGACTTCCTTCACGGAAACTGAACAAAAAATTTTAAGGCTTATCTGTCAGGGAATTTACAAACCCCGTTTGATCGCTAATTGCATAAATTGCAAGATCAGCACGGTTAAAACCCATCTCGGCAATATCAGAAACAAGCTGCACTGTTCCAAGACGGCAGAAGTTATCATTAAAGTTTTTCAGAGCGGGATTGCCCGTAAACTCTCCGACAACGCCTCTCCTTCTTGA
- a CDS encoding response regulator transcription factor, whose translation MNDLPLNLTPRQKKVLTLICQGKSREAIAEYLQISEKTCHYHTGNLTKQFGVKELYQVVALAYQHNIIKAG comes from the coding sequence ATGAATGATTTACCTCTAAATTTAACACCAAGACAAAAAAAAGTTCTGACACTTATCTGTCAAGGGAAAAGCCGAGAAGCGATCGCAGAATATTTACAAATTAGTGAAAAGACCTGCCATTACCATACCGGAAATTTAACCAAACAATTTGGGGTAAAAGAACTCTACCAAGTTGTTGCCCTAGCTTACCAACATAACATAATTAAGGCTGGATAA